In Humulus lupulus chromosome 6, drHumLupu1.1, whole genome shotgun sequence, a single genomic region encodes these proteins:
- the LOC133785995 gene encoding receptor-like protein 50 — MMMGLFSLLYCLFLFLLVSLPSNTLSFLHSSHPPLCHPQESYALLHFKNSFPITNSSYSSHYAAELGIGNPNSTTSWDMSKNCCTWSGVTCDELTGQVIRLDLKCSGLQGILHSNSSLFSRAHLQSLVLSYNDFHTSKVSAQFGRYSRIVHLDLSHSLFSGKVPFELSYLSKLVSLDLSFNHELKLETSSWKRIVANLTNLRELFMLGVNMSYVSPNSFANLSTSLTYLDLRESGLQGEFFIDLPYLTRNLKYLTTLSLAACNFVGLYPTLLHANLTQITSLDLSFNNLGGQIPWSSLNLQKLIELDLSSNNFTGQLPEVCSSNSTKVSSLCISSNHHDLVGGPPLNFKSLNLSTNKLSGTIPSWLYSLQYLQKLDLSNNNFTGSILEFQYDSLVHLDLQSNKLEGIFPSSIFELVNLSFLFLSSNKLSGVVSLDQFSKFKSLEYLDLSFNSISVIDSINNVNSTLPRTLFSLALSSCGLTEFPYSLRNVEKLGSLELSNNQIEGAIPSWLWNVGKDSLYFLDLSHNLLTLVDQLPWKNLQNIDLCSNQLQGHLPIPPPSTLLFLFANNQLVGEIPSMLCNLTSPTAVDLSNNSLSGNIPPCLGNSSKMLSVLCLQKNNFHGIIPPIFAKKIALRNLNLNGNQLEGSLPLSLFNCKKLEILDVGNNKIHGSFPHWLESLPNLQVLILRSNRFHGPISKPSVRFPFQRLRIMDVSNNEFMGLLPKEYFENFVGVMNAYSKDLQYMGRFIGPSYYHDFVSVAVKGFYVELVKIQSMFITIDFSRNNFIGEIPNMIIGKLYSLKGLNLSHNKLSGNIPPSLGNLSNLEWLDLSSNEFVGTIPWQLATNLNQLEFLKLSMNKLEGQIPCGSQFNIFNDDSYNGNLGLCGFPLSKSCNDGKINKTSSPEDQGNGVFWKVVLMGYGTGIVIGSLIGYVVLTNKDVDQIKKSFRSYSGI; from the exons ATGATGATGGGTTTGTTTTCTTTGCTTTACTGtctctttctcttcttgcttgtTTCTCTTCCATCCAACACTCTctcatttcttcattcttctcaCCCTCCTTTGTGCCATCCCCAAGAAAGTTATGCTTTGCTTCACTTCAAGAACTCATTTCCCATAACCAATAGTAGTTACTCTTCCCACTACGCAGCTGAGCTTGGAATTGGCAATCCTAATAGTACTACTTCATGGGATATGAGCAAGAATTGCTGCACATGGAGCGGTGTCACTTGTGATGAGCTTACTGGCCAAGTTATCCGCCTTGACCTCAAATGCAGTGGGCTTCAAGGCATTCTTCACTCCAACAGTAGCCTTTTTTCCCGTGCTCATCTTCAATCTCTTGTTCTCTCCTACAATGATTTTCACACTTCCAAAGTCTCTGCTCAATTTGGTAGGTATTCAAGAATAGTTCACCTTGATCTTTCTCACTCCTTGTTCAGTGGTAAAGTCCCTTTTGAATTGTCTTACTTGTCAAAGTTGGTTTCACTTGACTTAAGTTTTAATCATGAGTTGAAACTTGAGACATCTAGCTGGAAAAGAATTGTAGCAAACCTAACAAATCTTAGAGAATTGTTTATGCTTGGTGTCAATATGTCTTATGTCTCACCCAATTCGTTTGCTAATTTATCAACTTCTTTGACATATCTTGATCTTAGAGAATCTGGATTGCAGGGGGA GTTCTTCATAGACTTGCCTTATCTTACAAGAAATCTGAAGTACTTGACGACTCTATCTTTAGCTGCTTGCAATTTTGTAGGATTATATCCAACACTACTACATGCTAACCTCACTCAAATCACTTCTTTAGACCTTTCTTTCAATAATCTTGGGGGTCAAATCCCATGGTCTTCTCTAAATCTTCAAAAGCTTATTGAACTAGATCTTTCATCCAATAATTTCACCGGCCAGCTTCCAGAAGTTTGTAGCAGTAATTCAACAAAAGTTTCATCTTTGTGCATCTCTTCAAATCACCATGATTTAGTTGGTGGTcctcctttgaatttcaaatccttgAATTTATCTACTAACAAACTTAGTGGGACAATACCATCATGGTTGTATTCCCTTCAGTATTTGCAGAAGTTAGATCTAAGTAACAACAACTTCACTGGCTCCATTCTTGAATTCCAATATGATTCTTTAGTACATCTTGATTTACAATCTAACAAACTAGAAGGTATCTTTCCAAGCTCAATTTTTGAACTAGTGAATCTTTCGTTTCTGTTTCTTTCTTCAAATAAATTAAGTGGTGTTGTGTCATTAGATCAGTTCTCAAAGTTTAAAAGCCTCGAATATCTTGATCTTTCTTTTAATAGCATATCAGTGATTGATTCTATCAACAATGTCAATAGTACCTTGCCAAGAACTCTTTTCTCATTGGCATTGTCTTCATGTGGTTTAACTGAGTTCCCATACTCTCTAAGAAATGTTGAAAAGTTAGGAAGCTTGGAGCTTTCCAACAATCAAATTGAAGGGGCCATTCCCTCGTGGCTTTGGAATGTTGGCAAGGATTCATTGTATTTCCTTGATCTTTCTCATAACTTGTTGACACTTGTGGATCAACTTCCATGGAAGAACCTACAAAACATTGACTTGTGCTCTAACCAACTTCAAGGTCATCTCCCAATTCCACCACCTTCGACATTGTTGTTTTTATTTGCAAACAATCAATTGGTTGGAGAAATACCATCTATGTTATGCAACCTCACTTCTCCTACAGCGGTTGATTTGTCAAATAACAGTTTGAGTGGTAACATTCCTCCATGCCTTGGAAATTCAAGCAAAATGCTCTCAGTGCTGTGCTTGCAAAAGAATAACTTTCATGGCATCATTCCTCCAATCTTTGCAAAGAAAATTGCTTTGAGGAATTTAAACCTCAATGGAAATCAATTGGAAGGTTCCCTTCCTTTGTCATTGTTCAACTGTAAAAAGTTGGAAATTTTGGATGTTGGGAACAACAAGATACATGGATCATTTCCCCATTGGTTGGAATCTCTCCCAAACTTACAAGTGCTTATCTTAAGATCCAATAGATTTCATGGTCCAATAAGTAAACCAAGTGTTAGATTTCCCTTTCAACGGTTGAGAATCATGGATGTATCTAACAATGAATTCATGGGCCTCTTGCCAAAAGAATATTTTGAGAATTTTGTGGGCGTGATGAATGCCTATTCAAAAGACTTGCAATACATGGGAAGGTTCATAGGACCATCCTATTATCATGATTTTGTTTCGGTGGCAGTAAAAGGTTTCTATGTTGAGTTGGTGAAAATTCAATCCATGTTTATAACCATTGATTTCTCAAGAAATAACTTCATAGGGGAGATTCCAAACATGATTATTGGAAAGCTATATTCACTCAAAGGGCTTAATCTTTCGCACAACAAGCTATCTGGTAATATTCCACCATCATTGGGAAATTTGAGCAATCTCGAATGGTTAGATCTCTCCTCGAACGAGTTTGTTGGGACGATTCCATGGCAATTGGCAACAAATCTAAATCAACTTGAATTTCTAAAACTTTCCATGAACAAATTGGAGGGACAAATACCTTGCGGCTCCCAATTCAACATATTCAATGATGATTCGTATAATGGAAATTTGGGGTTATGTGGATTTCCACTTTCTAAATCATGCAACGATGGCAAGATAAACAAAACATCTTCTCCGGAGGATCAAGGGAATGGTGTTTTCTGGAAAGTTGTGCTGATGGGATATGGAACTGGAATAGTGATTGGAAGTTTAATAGGATATGTTGTCCTTACAAATAAAGATGTTGATCAGataaagaaaagctttagaagcTACAGTGGCATCTAA